Proteins encoded in a region of the Phoenix dactylifera cultivar Barhee BC4 chromosome 3, palm_55x_up_171113_PBpolish2nd_filt_p, whole genome shotgun sequence genome:
- the LOC103706240 gene encoding protein ENHANCED DISEASE RESISTANCE 4-like codes for MDRGATNFRFVRCPGCLKVLVEYVDIPVYQCGGCGKIIRAKNRSAAAQNDNSRSLGADHSQSHSDVGSSANGSTSSVKEMFACSTSAHSSELEHEEKETMLRNVSSLYSGAKCNHQGNGETSGENGSDADQLAVRSHASQGQPDEGVHSKAEPEKSLKLSQQHSGRSNVMNKVEEPPESSVGHSVASEEDLVARRSADVLDLSFQSPATRSSHAYDGSISSSSDGHNGRARDRYLRLSRRTFRQPKALDTAVNEGKEGEKVSGSNQIAIDIEAGVQARTLTSKSLNERHGSGIMRMNELVRETSFESEDFYSVQNSMEPESDGPPGSPSRGSHFQRDFFRSRSSKYLRHGRMDSSRRIDELYNQLLGPRNQSAAGGKPYSRGFNPNLLHHPPEAVLHGPRQIAFPRYQFSQMPFVGQRCCSCLHCCQEDRQRQLRPNHCTDGICGAHAYNLCSHSSTAGSSGAPDHEQEKLRCDEKRKRRKNHCRPISGGAPFMICYECYELLQLPADFLISRRRLNRLQCAACSEVLELSFPAIPHIGPRSPGKVVRPCNKVGNRIGVETGSVSHSNDCTRGDSVSFSEVFDGLSFTKSFSAETEPGLHVSRNSSKGKYDKQKLGLPLHQLMGYSSASELLYQYWDLDESYESIESMVPHSWRPSEESLVIDGLREQRMSNSCHEQTGPCANPDCMEIHEEEESPQPLRTRRGSLS; via the exons ATGGACCGCGGTGCGACTAATTTCCGGTTTGTGAGATGTCCAGGATGCCTCAAAGTTCTAGTGGAGTATGTTGATATCCCCGTATACCAATGTGGTGGATGTGGCAAGATCATTCGAG CGAAAAATCGTTCTGCTGCTGCACAAAATGATAACTCGAGATCGCTAGGAGCAGATCATTCTCAGAGTCATTCCGACGTTGGCTCCTCGGCTAATGGATcaacatcttctgtgaaagaaATGTTTGCATGTTCCACAAGTGCACACTCCTCAGAGTTGGAGCATGAGGAGAAGGAAACCATGCTCCGAAATGTCTCCTCCCTTTACTCCGGCGCGAAATGCAATCATCAAGGGAATGGAGAAACCTCTGGTGAAAATGGTTCCGATGCTGATCAACTTGCTGTCAGAAGCCATGCATCCCAGGGCCAACCAGATGAAGGTGTTCATTCTAAAGCTGAACCGGAAAAATCTCTGAAGCTAAGTCAGCAACATTCTGGAAGGTCGAATGTAATGAATAAAGTGGAAGAACCTCCCGAGTCTAGTGTCGGCCACAGTGTTGCCTCTGAGGAGGATTTGGTTGCAAGAAGATCTGCTGATGTGCTCGACCTTAGTTTTCAGTCTCCAGCGACCAGAAGCTCTCATGCTTATGATGGCagcatctcttcttcttctgatgGGCACAACGGTCGTGCCCGGGACAGATATCTGCGTCTATCCAGAAGAACTTTTAGGCAACCAAAAGCATTGGATACAGCCGTTAATGAAGGAAAGGAAGGTGAGAAAGTTTCGGGAAGTAACCAGATAGCAATTGATATCGAAGCAGGTGTTCAAGCCAGGACCCTCACATCAAAATCGTTGAACGAGAGGCATGGCTCAGGTATCATGAGGATGAATGAACTAGTGCGAGAGACTTCTTTCGAGTCTGAAGACTTTTATTCAGTACAGAACTCGATGGAACCTGAAAGTGATGGGCCTCCTGGATCTCCGTCGAGAGGATCGCATTTCCAACGTGATTTTTTCCGGAGCAGATCATCTAAATACCTCAGACATGGTAGAATGGATTCATCAAGAAGGATAGATGAGCTATATAATCAACTTCTTGGACCGCGCAATCAAAGTGCAGCAGGGGGGAAACCTTACTCGAGAGGTTTTAATCCAAACTTGCTTCACCATCCACCTGAGGCAGTACTTCATGGACCAAGACAAATTGCTTTCCCACGGTATCAATTCTCACAAATGCCTTTCGTAGGACAGCGCTGCTGTTCCTGTTTGCATTGCTGTCAGGAAGACCGACAGCGGCAATTGCGGCCTAACCATTGCACTGATGGTATATGTGGGGCTCATGCCTACAATTTATGCTCCCATTCTTCTACAGCTGGAAGCTCAGGCGCGCCTGACCACGAGCAGGAGAAGTTGCGCTGCGATGAGAAAAGAAAGCGAAGAAAGAATCATTGCCGGCCCATCTCCGGGGGCGCCCCTTTCATGATCTGCTACGAGTGTTACGAATTGCTTCAGCTGCCAGCAGATTTTCTCATATCGAGGAGGAGACTGAATAGGCTGCAGTGTGCTGCCTGTTCTGAAGTCCTCGAGCTATCATTTCCTGCTATACCTCACATTGGTCCTCGGTCTCCTGGCAAGGTGGTTCGTCCATGCAACAAGGTTGGCAATCGTATAGGTGTGGAAACTGGATCAGTTTCTCATTCTAATGATTGCACTCGAGGCGATTCGGTTTCCTTCTCTGAAGTGTTTGATGGACTCTCCTTCACCAAAAGCTTTTCTGCAGAGACCGAGCCTGGGCTGCATGTCTCGAGGAATTCTTCCAAAGGGAAATATGACAAGCAGAAATTAGGCCTACCGCTTCATCAGCTCATGGGGTATTCTTCAGCCAGCGAGTTGTTATACCAATATTGGGATCTTGATGAAAGTTATGAAAGCATAGAATCAATGGTACCTCATTCTTGGCGACCTTCTGAGGAGAGCCTTGTGATCGATGGCTTGAGAGAGCAACGAATGAGTAATTCATGTCATGAGCAAACAGGACCTTGTGCTAATCCAGATTGTATGGAAATACACGAGGAAGAAGAGTCACCTCAGCCATTGCGAACTAGAAGAGGTTCTTTGTCATGA
- the LOC103706313 gene encoding serine/threonine-protein kinase STN8, chloroplastic isoform X2, translated as MASLLPPRAPFLRNNFPVSWISSPKPTPPNQVSPFPEPLRRSRGRFCAVIGDSPEEFLVKGLPLDESNPLFPYLQYGLGQLQRAVGGLPEIERWEILVFSGLIWIYLTARPGVLIGAVDTYMLAPLQLGLDSLLGRRNLKMSDFVVGERLGEGSFGIVYSGAIVPKNLGVEDRLGKRGRRLEMDKRFKEKVILKKGESTLADYINDRNFPFNLESIMFGRVLQGLDSIKRSALIIKQIMRQIITSLRRIHNTGIVHRDIKPANLVVTRKGQIKLIDFGAATDLRIGKNYIPDRGLLDPDYCPPELYVLPEETPRPPPEPIAAILSPILWQLNSPDLFDMYSAGIVLMQMAIPTLRSTAGLKNFNSELKAVGYDLSKWREYTRLRPDLSLLDLDSRRGWDLVTKLVSERGFLRRGRLSADAALRHPYFLLAGDQAAAVLSKLNLTK; from the exons ATGGCTTCCCTTCTCCCTCCAAGAGCACCATTTCTCAGAAACAACTTCCCAGTTTCCTGGATTTCTTCCCCTAAACCTACTCCCCCGAACCAAGTTAGTCCATTTCCGGAGCCACTGAGACGGAGCCGAGGAAGGTTCTGTGCGGTCATTGGGGATAGCCCGGAAGAATTTTTAGTGAAAGGCCTTCCTCTGGATGAGTCCAATCCCCTGTTTCCATATCTACAGTATGGGCTCGGTCAGCTTCAAAGAGCTGTTGGAGGATTGCCAGAGATAGAGAGATGggaaattttggttttttcAGGCTTGATCTGGATCTACTTGACTGCAAGACCTGGTGTGCTCATCGGCGCTGTCGATACTTATATGCTTGCTCCATTGCAGCTGGGTTTGGACAGCTTACTTGGGAGGAGGAATCTGAAGATGAGTGACTTCGTTGTCGGGGAGAGGCTGGGCGAAGGATCGTTTGGGATCGTTTACTCAGGAGCCATTGTGCCTAAGAATTTGGGTGTTGAAGATAGgttggggaagagagggaggagactAGAGATGGATAAGAGATTCAAGGAGAAGGTCATTTTGAAAAAG GGAGAGAGCACTCTGGCTGATTACATTAATGATCGGAACTTCCCATTCAACTTAGAGTCCATCATGTTTGGGCGTGTCCTTCAAGGACTGGACTCAATTAAAAGAAGTGCTCTGATCATTAAACAAATCATGCGACAGATAATAACCTCGCTAAGAAGGATACACAATACAGGAATTGTTCATCGAGACATTAAACCAGCTAATTTGGTGGTGACAAGGAAGGGACAGATCAAGCTCATAGACTTTGGGGCGGCCACAGACCTTCGCATTGGCAAGAACTATATACCTGATCGTGGATTGCTCGATCCAGACTACTGTCCCCCTGAATTGTATGTGCTTCCAGAGGAAACACCAAGGCCTCCCCCAGAACCTATTGCAGCTATTCTCTCTCCAATTCTTTGGCag CTCAACAGTCCAGATCTATTCGATATGTACTCAGCTGGAATTGTACTGATGCAAATGGCAATCCCCACCTTGAGATCTACAGCAGGTCTTAAAAATTTCAATTCAGAACTGAAAGCAGTTGGTTATGATCTGAGCAAATGGAGGGAATATACTCGTTTGAGGCCAGATCTAAGCCTACTAGATCTTGATTCTCGTAGAGGGTGGGATTTGGTAACAAAGCTAGTTTCAGAGAGAGGATTTCTCAGAAGAGGTAGATTGTCTGCAGATGCTGCTCTCAGGCATCCATATTTCTTGCTAGCTGGTGATCAGGCAGCAGCTGTTCtttcaaaattaaatttaaccAAATAG
- the LOC103706238 gene encoding eukaryotic translation initiation factor 2 subunit beta yields MAEENPADVKEEVPELAPFDPNRKKKKKKPVVQDTTEEMDKLAEKTDDLSVSDDLDTSFVGMKKKKKKPVETDFSNDENRDAGENHDGNRVGEDEEGEGIVLGGVRYPWEGTDRDYKYEELLDRVFNILRENNPDLAGDRRRTVMRPPQVLREGTKKTVFVNFMDLCKTMHRQPEHVMTFLLAEMGTSGSLDGQQRLVIKGRFAPKNFEGILRRYINEYVVCNGCKSPDTILSKENRLFFLRCEQCGSARSVAPIKAGFVARVGRRKAGP; encoded by the exons atggctgaagaaaatccagCCGATGTTAAAGAAGAGGTACCAGAG CTGGCTCCTTTTGATccgaacagaaagaagaagaaaaagaagccagtTGTTCAAGACACGACCGAAGAGATGGATAAATTAGCTGAAAAGACTGATGACTTGTCAG TTTCTGATGATCTGGATACTAGTTTTGTGgggatgaagaaaaagaaaaagaagccg GTGGAAACTGACTTTTCGAATGATGAGAATAGGGATGCTGGAGAGAACCATGATG GCAACCGTGTTGGAGAGGATGAAGAGGGGGAGGGCATTGTTCTAGGAGGTGTACGCTATCCTTGGGAAGGCACTGACCGAGACTATAAGTATGAAGAG CTTCTGGATAGAGTATTCAATATCTTACGTGAGAATAATCCCGATCTTGCCGGAGATAGGCGCAGGACAGTGATGAGGCCGCCACAAGTTCTTAGGGAAGGAACTAAGAAGACTGTCTTTGTGAATTTCATGGACCTATGCAAGAC GATGCATAGGCAGCCAGAGCATGTGATGACTTTCTTACTGGCTGAAATGGGAACAAGTGGATCTCTTGATGGCCAACAGAGATTGGTTATCAAGGGAAGATTTGCACCTAAAAATTTTGAGGGAATATTGAGACGATATATCA ATGAATATGTCGTATGCAATGGTTGCAAAAGTCCTGATACTATACTCTCAAAAGAGAACCGTCTCTTTTTTCTGCGGTGCGAACAG TGTGGCTCTGCTAGGTCAGTTGCACCCATTAAGGCTGGATTTGTTGCTCGAGTTGGACGGCGCAAGGCTGGACCATGA
- the LOC103706239 gene encoding mannan endo-1,4-beta-mannosidase 8-like isoform X2: MLTVRTSSLMSGCIQLSNCISGGLGSSRCGCFQIFNCFSWGLGSSRTHALNEMEEEWGMVERKGTQLLVNNQPFFVNGFNTYWLMVFAVDHTTRKKVSEVFREAAAIGLTVCRTWAFNDGGWRALQTSPFVYDEEVFKALDFVVSEARRHKIRLILSLCNNWVEYGGKAQYVKWGKAAGLNLTCDDDFFSDLTIKSYYKAFVKTVITRINTFTNMAYKDDPTIFAWELMNEPRCPSDPSGDSLQAWIEEMASYVKSIDPVHLLEIGVEGFYGLSTPERLHLNPNTFAGQAGTDFIRNHRVLGIDFASVHIYSDTWLPKSESDAQLQFVRTWMHHHMDDAEKLLAMPVVFGEFGVSVKDEKFSFTFREAFIKTVYKTVRGSRKRGGSGGGCLLWQLFPEGTEYMDDGYAVVLAKHPSTQHMLSLQSRKLQTIHSKSFWKFHRSWKKSPMGNLLPHEEL; the protein is encoded by the exons atgttaaCAGTACGCACGAGCTCCCTCAT GTCTGGCTGCATTCAGCTCTCAAACTGTATCTCTGGGGGCCTCGGAAGCTCCAG GTGTGGCTGCTTTCAGATCTTCAACTGTTTCTCTTGGGGGCTCGGTAGCTCCAG GACTCATGCATTGAACGAAATGGAGGAGGAGTGGGGGATGGTGGAGAGGAAGGGAACTCAGTTGTTGGTCAACAACCAGCCTTTCTTCGTCAATGGGTTTAACACCTACTGGTTGATGGTCTTCGCCGTCGACCACACGACGAGGAAGAAGGTCAGTGAAGTCTTCCGGGAGGCCGCGGCGATCGGCCTCACCGTCTGCCGGACTTGGGCTTTCAATGACGGCGGGTGGCGAGCCCTTCAGACGTCTCCTTTCGTCTATGATGAGGAGGTGTTCAAG GCATTGGATTTTGTGGTGAGTGAGGCGAGGAGGCATAAGATTAGGCTTATACTGTCGCTATGTAACAACTGGGTGGAGTATGGAGGGAAGGCTCAGTATGTGAAGTGGGGGAAGGCTGCGGGCCTGAACTTAACTTGCGATGATGATTTCTTCTCGGATCTGACGATTAAGAGCTACTACAAAGCTTTCGTCAAG ACTGTGATTACCAGAATCAACACATTTACGAATATGGCATATAAGGATGATCCAACCATATTTGCTTGGGAGCTGATGAATGAGCCACGGTGCCCCTCCGATCCTTCCGGTGACAGCTTGCAG GCTTGGATTGAAGAGATGGCATCATATGTGAAGTCCATCGACCCTGTGCACTTGTTGGAGATTGGTGTTGAAGGGTTCTATGGCCTCTCTACCCCTGAACGCTTGCATTTGAATCCCAACACCTTTGCAGGCCAAGCAGGAACAGATTTTATCAGGAACCATCGGGTCCTGGGCATTGATTTCGCCTCCGTTCACATCTACTCAGATACTTG GCTGCCCAAGTCGGAGTCGGATGCGCAACTCCAATTTGTGAGAACATGGATGCACCACCACATGGATGATGCAGAGAAATTGCTTGCGATGCCGGTCGTGTTTGGTGAGTTTGGAGTGTCAGTGAAAGATGAGAAGTTCAGCTTTACATTTCGTGAGGCCTTCATTAAGACGGTCTACAAGACTGTGCGGGGCTCCAGGAAGCGAGGAGGGAGTGGGGGAGGCTGCCTTCTGTGGCAGCTCTTCCCAGAGGGGACAGAGTACATGGATGATGGTTATGCCGTTGTTTTAGCCAAGCACCCGTCCACACAGCATATGCTCTCATTGCAGTCTAGGAAGCTTCAGACCATTCATTCCAAGAGTTTTTGGAAGTTTCATCGGAGTTGGAAGAAGAGTCCTATGGGCAACCTCCTCCCCCATGAAGAACTCTGA
- the LOC103706313 gene encoding serine/threonine-protein kinase STN8, chloroplastic isoform X1, with amino-acid sequence MASLLPPRAPFLRNNFPVSWISSPKPTPPNQVSPFPEPLRRSRGRFCAVIGDSPEEFLVKGLPLDESNPLFPYLQYGLGQLQRAVGGLPEIERWEILVFSGLIWIYLTARPGVLIGAVDTYMLAPLQLGLDSLLGRRNLKMSDFVVGERLGEGSFGIVYSGAIVPKNLGVEDRLGKRGRRLEMDKRFKEKVILKKVKVGTVGAEECGDFEEWFNYRVSRAAPESCAKFLGSFIADKTSSKFTKGGKWLVWKFEGESTLADYINDRNFPFNLESIMFGRVLQGLDSIKRSALIIKQIMRQIITSLRRIHNTGIVHRDIKPANLVVTRKGQIKLIDFGAATDLRIGKNYIPDRGLLDPDYCPPELYVLPEETPRPPPEPIAAILSPILWQLNSPDLFDMYSAGIVLMQMAIPTLRSTAGLKNFNSELKAVGYDLSKWREYTRLRPDLSLLDLDSRRGWDLVTKLVSERGFLRRGRLSADAALRHPYFLLAGDQAAAVLSKLNLTK; translated from the exons ATGGCTTCCCTTCTCCCTCCAAGAGCACCATTTCTCAGAAACAACTTCCCAGTTTCCTGGATTTCTTCCCCTAAACCTACTCCCCCGAACCAAGTTAGTCCATTTCCGGAGCCACTGAGACGGAGCCGAGGAAGGTTCTGTGCGGTCATTGGGGATAGCCCGGAAGAATTTTTAGTGAAAGGCCTTCCTCTGGATGAGTCCAATCCCCTGTTTCCATATCTACAGTATGGGCTCGGTCAGCTTCAAAGAGCTGTTGGAGGATTGCCAGAGATAGAGAGATGggaaattttggttttttcAGGCTTGATCTGGATCTACTTGACTGCAAGACCTGGTGTGCTCATCGGCGCTGTCGATACTTATATGCTTGCTCCATTGCAGCTGGGTTTGGACAGCTTACTTGGGAGGAGGAATCTGAAGATGAGTGACTTCGTTGTCGGGGAGAGGCTGGGCGAAGGATCGTTTGGGATCGTTTACTCAGGAGCCATTGTGCCTAAGAATTTGGGTGTTGAAGATAGgttggggaagagagggaggagactAGAGATGGATAAGAGATTCAAGGAGAAGGTCATTTTGAAAAAG GTTAAGGTTGGGACTGTAGGAGCTGAAGAATGTGGTGATTTTGAGGAGTGGTTCAACTACCGTGTCTCAAGAGCAGCTCCTGAATCATGTGCCAAGTTCCTTGGGAGTTTTATTGCTGATAAGACTTCTTCAAAATTTACCAAAGGTGGCAAGTGGCTCGTATGGAAATTTGAG GGAGAGAGCACTCTGGCTGATTACATTAATGATCGGAACTTCCCATTCAACTTAGAGTCCATCATGTTTGGGCGTGTCCTTCAAGGACTGGACTCAATTAAAAGAAGTGCTCTGATCATTAAACAAATCATGCGACAGATAATAACCTCGCTAAGAAGGATACACAATACAGGAATTGTTCATCGAGACATTAAACCAGCTAATTTGGTGGTGACAAGGAAGGGACAGATCAAGCTCATAGACTTTGGGGCGGCCACAGACCTTCGCATTGGCAAGAACTATATACCTGATCGTGGATTGCTCGATCCAGACTACTGTCCCCCTGAATTGTATGTGCTTCCAGAGGAAACACCAAGGCCTCCCCCAGAACCTATTGCAGCTATTCTCTCTCCAATTCTTTGGCag CTCAACAGTCCAGATCTATTCGATATGTACTCAGCTGGAATTGTACTGATGCAAATGGCAATCCCCACCTTGAGATCTACAGCAGGTCTTAAAAATTTCAATTCAGAACTGAAAGCAGTTGGTTATGATCTGAGCAAATGGAGGGAATATACTCGTTTGAGGCCAGATCTAAGCCTACTAGATCTTGATTCTCGTAGAGGGTGGGATTTGGTAACAAAGCTAGTTTCAGAGAGAGGATTTCTCAGAAGAGGTAGATTGTCTGCAGATGCTGCTCTCAGGCATCCATATTTCTTGCTAGCTGGTGATCAGGCAGCAGCTGTTCtttcaaaattaaatttaaccAAATAG
- the LOC103706239 gene encoding mannan endo-1,4-beta-mannosidase 8-like isoform X1 yields the protein MLTIQVGDFAPPFPPRFQLILLATILIVPTKHSNTNGYVEIGTNDRTHALNEMEEEWGMVERKGTQLLVNNQPFFVNGFNTYWLMVFAVDHTTRKKVSEVFREAAAIGLTVCRTWAFNDGGWRALQTSPFVYDEEVFKALDFVVSEARRHKIRLILSLCNNWVEYGGKAQYVKWGKAAGLNLTCDDDFFSDLTIKSYYKAFVKTVITRINTFTNMAYKDDPTIFAWELMNEPRCPSDPSGDSLQAWIEEMASYVKSIDPVHLLEIGVEGFYGLSTPERLHLNPNTFAGQAGTDFIRNHRVLGIDFASVHIYSDTWLPKSESDAQLQFVRTWMHHHMDDAEKLLAMPVVFGEFGVSVKDEKFSFTFREAFIKTVYKTVRGSRKRGGSGGGCLLWQLFPEGTEYMDDGYAVVLAKHPSTQHMLSLQSRKLQTIHSKSFWKFHRSWKKSPMGNLLPHEEL from the exons ATGCTTACCATCCAAGTGGGAGATTTTGCACCACCCTTCCCTCCTAGATTTCAACTAATACTCCTAGCAACCATTCTTATAGTTCCCACCAAGCATTCCAACACCAATGGATACGTTGAGATAGGAACTAATGATAG GACTCATGCATTGAACGAAATGGAGGAGGAGTGGGGGATGGTGGAGAGGAAGGGAACTCAGTTGTTGGTCAACAACCAGCCTTTCTTCGTCAATGGGTTTAACACCTACTGGTTGATGGTCTTCGCCGTCGACCACACGACGAGGAAGAAGGTCAGTGAAGTCTTCCGGGAGGCCGCGGCGATCGGCCTCACCGTCTGCCGGACTTGGGCTTTCAATGACGGCGGGTGGCGAGCCCTTCAGACGTCTCCTTTCGTCTATGATGAGGAGGTGTTCAAG GCATTGGATTTTGTGGTGAGTGAGGCGAGGAGGCATAAGATTAGGCTTATACTGTCGCTATGTAACAACTGGGTGGAGTATGGAGGGAAGGCTCAGTATGTGAAGTGGGGGAAGGCTGCGGGCCTGAACTTAACTTGCGATGATGATTTCTTCTCGGATCTGACGATTAAGAGCTACTACAAAGCTTTCGTCAAG ACTGTGATTACCAGAATCAACACATTTACGAATATGGCATATAAGGATGATCCAACCATATTTGCTTGGGAGCTGATGAATGAGCCACGGTGCCCCTCCGATCCTTCCGGTGACAGCTTGCAG GCTTGGATTGAAGAGATGGCATCATATGTGAAGTCCATCGACCCTGTGCACTTGTTGGAGATTGGTGTTGAAGGGTTCTATGGCCTCTCTACCCCTGAACGCTTGCATTTGAATCCCAACACCTTTGCAGGCCAAGCAGGAACAGATTTTATCAGGAACCATCGGGTCCTGGGCATTGATTTCGCCTCCGTTCACATCTACTCAGATACTTG GCTGCCCAAGTCGGAGTCGGATGCGCAACTCCAATTTGTGAGAACATGGATGCACCACCACATGGATGATGCAGAGAAATTGCTTGCGATGCCGGTCGTGTTTGGTGAGTTTGGAGTGTCAGTGAAAGATGAGAAGTTCAGCTTTACATTTCGTGAGGCCTTCATTAAGACGGTCTACAAGACTGTGCGGGGCTCCAGGAAGCGAGGAGGGAGTGGGGGAGGCTGCCTTCTGTGGCAGCTCTTCCCAGAGGGGACAGAGTACATGGATGATGGTTATGCCGTTGTTTTAGCCAAGCACCCGTCCACACAGCATATGCTCTCATTGCAGTCTAGGAAGCTTCAGACCATTCATTCCAAGAGTTTTTGGAAGTTTCATCGGAGTTGGAAGAAGAGTCCTATGGGCAACCTCCTCCCCCATGAAGAACTCTGA